ACCCAGCATTTATGTGAATTATACACAAATAAAGCCCAATTTGAGTAAAAGTGTTGTAGTTTATATTAATTTGACTTGCCTGTAATTAAAAACAGCATTCTAAGGCCAAATTAAGGGATTTAGCAATTCACATATGTATTCATACAACTCAAATAATTTattgcaaatatatatattttttttttattcaatcagAACAGAACATTGTCAATATGTGTGCCATATTGTTTTGAACCACATTAATATACACTCTTCGCAATGACAATTGGACTTAACATTGACATTATTTAAAACGCTAAAACATTAGGTTTGGAGTCTGTTACGCACGCTTACTTAGAACAGGATTTAACACAAACACGAGGTGAtgtcatggcaaggggggagtGGCAGGAACTGAACTGACAAGAGAATTATTAGACATGGCTAGGAAAAGACTAGATGAACAAACTAAGTAGAACAGAGTAGACTAGAGCAGAGTAGCGTTTACTAGCTACAGTCTGTCAAAGCTTGCACCATATTTAATGGCAGTTTGCAAGTTGGTTTTAAAGGACTCGTAATCCCCCAGATGAGCTGTTGGAAGTGTAACAGTGTTGGTGCAAGCACTAACAACAGGATAACATACAGTGTGGCCTGGCATGTGCTCTAGACAGTTGTGGTCAAATACTATGGCTATTTTgaatttctgtctctctgagaCAAGCAAATGCCTGTGTGCCTGCCCAGTCATCCATTGCATCACCATGGGCACAGAGGGTGTCTCTCCTTCAACCTCATTttctggttgtgtgtctttgaaagAAAAGGGGATGTTAGAATCAATATCTTCTTCTGAAGTGACAAACTTTCAAAGCTTTTAAATATACCAACAAGGTAAGTGCACAGCAATATTTTGTAACATAAAACTCTCACtacacaaatcaacaaaatccAACACTGATGAGCACGTCATATATATGGAACCAGTTCTTTGTTGCTGACTGTTTGATATCCAGATCATGAAAATGTGTTGCGCTACTGTCGAGATACTTTCTTTCAATAATCACTTGAAAACGTCGCAAAATTCCCTTTACCATTGTACTTAGTAGCCAAGATAACTTTTCAAATCTGGATATCATATAACTGTCGGGCATAAAATCCCCATTTCATACATCTATGACGTACATATCAGTGTAGGATCTCCTAAGCTATATCAAACTTTCTTAGGGGATCAGAACTTTTATGGAAGGTTTTACATACCCTCAATTTCAAGTAGGAAATCTTGGAAGTATTCCAAGATTTTGGACTCCTTCAAGTGTTTAGTCGAACCATCTGGGCTCATTTCTGGGGCCAGGTGTGATAAAACATAATGAGAGTCCACCTAAGAACAAAAGGGAATTACAACCCAACAGATCCAGACTGATCCAACATCACTCATACACAGGTACTGACAGTAGCGATTTTACCGAGGGTGCATTTGTTCTGTTGGGACGTAAATATTActgttttcaaataaatgtcaaaaatttaaaataaaacttttttgtACCCGTTTTAAACCCCTAAAATCGCCACTGGGTATTGATGATATGGAAATACCATTTAGCACTTGAGGAAAGGTTATGCAATTAAATGGCAAAAATTCAAGAAAATACCCAGAGCTGAATTACAACATACCTTGTCATCAGCCCCTACGACAAAGAGATTGCGACACTCATTCGGCTTTATCTGCATGACCTTGATCAGGTTGTACACTTCTAGGCCTTCACGCATCTGTTGCAGCATTGGTGTGCGTTTTGTGGTCACATGCAGTACAATAGCccttacaaaagaaaaagaatacattttatgaCAGCCATTTAAAATTATGATGTCAACTGTAAAATTAGCCATAACACTTATGTTTGtataatataatgataaaacCCTTTCAAAGCCGTCAAAGATTTTGCAGCACAATAACTTGATTGGCTTCAAATTTCCTGCTTAATGAATGAACATTACTGCATGGCTTAAAATACTATTGACCCTGTACATAATTCAtcaataatgtaatattactCCTTACTAGTTAGGAcatcaaaatgcaaaacaaacctTAATATGCTTTCCTTATAGTCAATGTTGATTTGACCAGTGTAGCCACAATCCAGGATTTCTTCAATGTAGAGGGACAGGTCAGATGCATCTTCAATCTAAAATAATGATTTAGAAGCAACAAGAATTAAGCTTTCATTTGTTATGTATTCACAACTGTTATTTTATACATCTACACTGTCATACATATTCACACATCTCTCACACATTTACCATTATTGGTTTACAGCTacatcagatacattttttagcGAGGCAAGTCTGTAAGTCGCTTGATGCCAACAGGAAATAAGCTATTGCAAGAAACTAACTTATTGATGAATTGGAATTTAGTAAACCTGAGGATATATTGAGATACTGCCTAACACAGCTGCAACATCGTTGGCAAAGTTTTAAACTTGGATCAGTTTACTTTGCACTTATTCTATGTACCATAAACATCAAAAGAGAGCAAACATTATGGAAAAATATTGGCCTCATTAAGATGGCTTGAAGCGATTTACCCAACGTACCGTTTTGATAAGTGGTGACGACTCCATGTCATGCACACCATCAGTTTTAAGGTTCCCAGTGACGAGGTAGTGGT
This genomic window from Platichthys flesus chromosome 18, fPlaFle2.1, whole genome shotgun sequence contains:
- the LOC133973640 gene encoding uncharacterized protein LOC133973640 — translated: MGKDLCQLDTVKTCSDLDHISCEEDVLYWVKAQIDCSKTFEICVARDNMVERGLKLWKRRKNGGPVNPLKVSFLGEPGVDTGALKKEFLSTMVAGIEKRLFEGESEKGKVPKYSLNDLDNELFKVAGEILCVSIAQGGPAPRFMQEWCYHYLVTGNLKTDGVHDMESSPLIKTIEDASDLSLYIEEILDCGYTGQINIDYKESILRAIVLHVTTKRTPMLQQMREGLEVYNLIKVMQIKPNECRNLFVVGADDKVDSHYVLSHLAPEMSPDGSTKHLKESKILEYFQDFLLEIEDTQPENEVEGETPSVPMVMQWMTGQAHRHLLVSERQKFKIAIVFDHNCLEHMPGHTVCYPVVSACTNTVTLPTAHLGDYESFKTNLQTAIKYGASFDRL